Genomic segment of Helicobacteraceae bacterium:
AGCCTAGTTCGCGCGTGGTGGCGCGAGAGCCTAGCGCCTCGAATATCCCGCTTGTAAGCGCCGTTTAACTAGCGGCGCAACTTTTGCGCGATCCGCTCTGCCACTTTTTGATTTATTGAATATCGCCAATCTTTAAGCTGATATTATTACCAAATCTCAAGAGAAAGGTTATTATGAGACAAAAGGCATTTATATTTGGCTCTGGCGGCACGGCGAAGATGATTTTGCCAAGCGTAGAGCAAAAATACGACGTTATCGGGTTTTTAGACAACGATCCGTTGCGTCATAGCGCCAAACGGGGGGGGGGGGGGGGTAACCCTTAACGGCAAAGACATTTTTCCTCCCAACGCGGTTTGCGACTACGATTACGATCTGATCATAGTGGCGACCCTAACAGGTATCGAATCCGTTCCAAAACAACTTGTAGCGCTTGGCGTCGATAGGAATAAAATCAGTATCGATTACGCGCTCGTTCCTCTTAGAGCTAGAATTATATTTCTTGAAAAACTAGCCCAGATGTTTGATGAAGCGCGCATAAACGGCTCGGTAGCCGAAGGCGGCATTTTTCAAGGCGATTTCGCAAAAGAGATCAACCGCGTTTTTCCCGACAAAACGCTGTATCTGTTCGACGCCTTTGAGGGTTTCGATAAAAGAGACGTAGCAAAAGAGGTGGCAGACGGTTTAAGCGAGTCCGATACGGTCAGCTATTTTAACGCCACTTCCGAAGAGATAGTGAAAGCCAAATTGCCCCATCCCGATCGGTGCGTAATCAAAAAGGGCTATTTTCCCGAAACGGCGGCGGGCGTAGAAGATCGCTTCTGCTTTGTCAATCTCGATTTTGATCTATACGATCCAATACTAGCGGGGCTTGAGTTCTTTTACCCGCTTATGACGGAGGGCGGCGTAATCTTGATTCACGACTACTTTAATCCGTTTTACAAAGGCGTAAAACTGGCGGTCGATGGTTTTGCGAAGGCAAACGACGCTCGTCTGCTACCCGTTGGCGACGGATTTAGTATAGCGGTATTACGTTAATTGTCTATCTTACGCCGCCGCTATATGCGACAAAGCGTTGCGGACGGCTATTAGGCGCTCTATTCGCCGACGAAAACTACGCCGATCGCTTGCGACACAGCGCTTGATTTTGTAAGCGCAAGGATAAAAACGCAACCGATCAACACGGCGCGGCTTTTGATTTGGACGCGCGAGATATTACGCCGATCTTTATCGTCGGTAATCCGCCGCGCGGAGTTTATATTCGCCGCGATCAAAAGCATTTGCTTGCCAAAAGGATACGTTTCCGCTCGGCGGACGAGATAGGTATAGCTTATGATCTGAAACGCGCGGCGATCGCGGATAGATTCCCGCCTTCCTGAGCGCCCTATTGCGCGCCTTGCGCTACTATTGAAGGGGGGGGGGGCTTCTGGAATGACAATTAGATTAAACGGTGATCTGGCGAAAATTGCGAGAGATGGATACCAGCGCTTTCACGGGTATGACAAATAAGGGACAGTATAGCGCGGGTTAAAATATTGGCGGCGGTTGGTTTGCCATTTGGCGGTTTTGTCGCGCCTGTTAGGCGCTATTGTTAAGGCTCTTTTATGTCTTGAATAGGCGGGCAATCGTTTCGCTTAGTAGCGTTTTGGCATAATTGCGCCCTTCAAAGCGCGGAAGTAGCTCAGGGGTAGAGCTTTTGCTTCCCAAGCAAAAGGTCGCGGGTTCGATTCCCGTCTTCCGCTCCATTAACGTTAGTTTACGCCGCGCGCCCAGCGGTCGCTTTGAAGCCAAAACGCCGCTTGCTTTCGCAAAATCCGTTCTGTTTTGGCGTGTAAAAACAGAGCGCGGCAACCGAAACAATAGATCGCGCGCGCCGCGAAAAATATAGAAAAAATAGCTATACTTTTGGGCGATATTGCGCTTTTGGCGCGTCAAAATGGAGTCGCTATGAGTTTTGAAGCCTTTGTGGACGCCGAATTACCAAGAGCGATCGGCGGTTTTGTCCGCCGCAAGGCGCTGTATAACGGCGATACGAGTTTTGAAGGATACGAGCCGTGCAGCTTTTTCGCGATCACCTCTTATAAAGATCGCGCGCCGACGCTTAAGTTGCTGCTTGACGACGGCTCGCTGTTTTCGTTTATGCCGATCGACTGTTTTACCAGCTTAACGCCGCAAGAGACGCAAGCGCAGACGCTAGATATGGAGGATTTAGCCTATAAAAACTGCCCCGATTATGGTTTTGCGTTCTCGTCTCCAAAGTTCTTGCAAGGCAAGATCAACTGCTATTTTCCGCGCCGAGATCAGTGGTTTGAGGCGGAATATATCGCCTCGCTAGATTGGCATCGCGGCAATCTTATTATGCATATATGCCATCTTGAAAACGGACAGATCGCCATCTTGCCAAGCCACAAAATAAAATTCCACGACGGGGCGCGGGAGTTCAAGCCCTATCGCAAAATTACAAGCGTCTGGGAGGTTGGCGTAAGCGGTTGGGAAAACGGATCGAAGGTATAGCGGCGGATATTGCGCGAGCGTCTAAAGAACGCTTGGATGCGCTAAACAAATACCCCTTCCGCTCCAAATTTGATCGCATTAACCAAAACAAAAAAAACGCGGGTGGGGTTGCAAGACGCGGTTATCGCGACGTTTGAAAACGCTTAGCGCTATCGCGATTGCTTGAAGCTAAAAAACGCGCGACGAGCCGCCTATCGATATTTAGCGCCGCAATTTTCACGTTTCGTTTTTGCTGTCGTCGCGGGGATCAAGATGAACCGTGATCAACCATTTGGCGTTTGGCTCTAGCGCGGAGATCGCGTTTTCAACGTAATCGCTGGTATCGTGCGCGTCGTTTAACGAAATAGCTTCGCTAAAAACCAAATGCACCTCTACGACGTAAGTTTTAGCGCTTTTACGCGTTCGCAGGTAGTGATAGCCGCTGGCGCGCGGCGCGTTCCTTACGACCTCGCGTATTCGGCTCAAAAGCGGCTCCTCTATGGCGCGATCCATCAGCGTCAAAACGCCTTCGCGAGCGATTTTGTAAGCGCCGACGGCGATAAACAGCGCGATCGCGACGGATACCGCGCCGTCTATAAAGTGAAAGCCGCTTGCGGCGATCAGCCCAAGCGAAGCGATAACGCCGACGTTTGTCCATAGATCGCTTTTATAATGAAGCAGATCGGCGCGAACGATTAGCGATTTGGTTTTTTTGTGCGCGAGCGTTAATCCCGCCACGATACAGGCGGTCGCCGCCGCCGAAACGACCATAGTTAAAATAGCCGCGTTAAGCGCTTCGATCTGTTTATCGTCGATCAGATTACGGACGCTTTGATAGACGATAAACGCGCTAGAACAGGCGATCAATACCCCCTCGATCAACGCGGCTAACCCCTCGATCTTGCCGCGTCCGTAGTTAAAAGTTTCATTGGGGTTTAGCTCGCTCTGTTTCACCGCGTAGTAGTTGAAAAGGCTCATCGCCATATCCAGAAAAGAGTCGATCGCGCTGCTGATAACCGCCATACTGCCCGTCAAAATCCCAGCCGCAAACTTTGCGATCGCGAGCAAAAAAGCGGCGGCGGTCGTTAAGATCGTGGATTTTCGCTCGATACTCATCGCCATATTTTGGGCAGCCTTAACGCGGTTTTCATCTGTTTGGCGATAGCTGAAACCTCTCCGCCAAAAAAGAGCGAATGGGCGATCGCGCCTTGAAAAGCCAACATATCTTCGCCGTCTTTAGCGTCAATTCCGAGCGCTTTGGCAAGCCGCAAAAACGGCGTTTCAACGCCGTATATAACGTCGTAAGCCGTCTTGGCGCCCGATAGGTATGCCTTAAGCGCGTCTCTCTCAAGCGGCAGATCGCCGTCTTTTAGCCCCGCGCTCGTCGTATTGACTACGAGATCAAAACGCTCTTGCGGCAAGTTGCTCCAGCCAAAAATCCGCGCGCCGTTTTTAGCGAAAAACTCAAGCCGCGCTTCGCTTCGATTGACTACCGACGCGGCTACGCCTTTATCTATCAGCGCGATCGCGATCGCCCTCGCCGCGCCTCCCGCGCCCAAAATCAACGCGCTTTTAACGCCGCTTAAAGGCGCGATCGACGCTATAAACCCCTCCGCGTCGGTGTTGTAGCCCGCGACGCGACCCTCTTTTTTCACCCAAGTATTGACCGCGCCGATCTTTTTTGCGCCGGACGTTATCTCGTCGGCTTGCGCAAAAGCCGCCTCTTTGTGCGGCAGAGTGATATTCGCGCCGTAAAGGCGGTTAGCCTCGAATATCTCGCGCAATTTATAGCCGTCCTCGACGCGCAAACGGGTATAGACGGCGGCGATCGCGTTTTGTTGATAAACGAAATTGTGCATAAGCGGCGAGAGCGAATGAGCGATCGGATCGCCCAAAACGGCGAGCAGCTTCATAAGGATAACAGTTCGTCGAAACTGACGCGCAAAGCCGCCATTTTATTTTGCGCCTCAAGCCATTCAAGCTCGGGCTTGCTGTCGGCGACAATGCCGCCGCCCGCGTGGAAAATCGCGCGGTTTTCTTCAATCTGCGCGCTTCTGATCGTAATGGCGCAGTCCATATCGCCGCCAAATCCGAACAACGCGATCGCGCCGCTGTAAAAACCGCGCCTGCTTCCCTCGTATTTGGCGATCAGCTCCATGGCGCGGATTTTGGGCGCGCCCGTCATCGTTCCGGCGCTAAAAGCGGACATAAACAGATCGAACATATCGCGCCCGTCGTCAATACGCGCCGTTACGTCGCTGACGATGTGCATTACATGGCTAAAGCGCTCGATATGCATTAGGTTTGAAACGCGAACGCTGCCGGATTTGGCTACGCGCCCCACGTCGTTGCGCCCTAAATCCACCAGCATAATATGCTCGGCGCGCTCCTTTTCGTCGCTCAAAAGCTCTTTTTCCATAGCCAAATCTTGCGCGATTGTCTTGCCGCGCTTACGCGTTCCGGCGATCGGGCGAAGCAGTATCTCGCCGTCGTTAAGCCTCGCCATTAGCTCCGGCGAGCTTCCGACGATAGCAAACTTTTCGTATGGCAGTAGAAATTGATACGGCGAGGGGTTTTTGCTTCTAAGGACGCGGTAAAAACTAAACGGATCGATTTTAGCCGGCTGAACGAAGCGGTTGGCAAGCAACATCTGAAAAACCTCGCCGCTTCTTATCTCCTCCTTTACCAATTCGACCTTTCGCATAAACTCCTCTTTGGAAAACTGAAAGTTTCCCTCGCCTAACTTTTCGGCGGCGATTAACGGTAGAGGATCCATCGGCGATTTCGCTACTTTCAAAGCCTCCCGCAAAACTTCGTCGCTTCCTTGAAGCGAGCTAAGCGCCGTGAGCGTTCCGTTTTTATGCGAGTAAACAAAAAGATATTCGGGGCGCGCTAAATCAAATTCGGGCGCGTTTGTCGCGTCGATTAAGTTATCCATCGATTTTCTTAGCGTAGGCTCAAAAAGCCTTACCGCGTCGTAGCCGATAAAACCTGTGAAACCGTCTATAAAGCCGATCCCAAGTTTTTCCTGCTCCTCTTTATACGGCGTTTTATCGATCGCGGCAAATCGTTTTTTTAGATAAATTAGCGGATTGTCCTCAATCTCGCTTATGTCGCCGTTTATCATGCAAAAAGTTTTGTCGTTTTCGCGCCAAATCCTCTCGCGCGCGCCGACGGCGACAAAGCTGAAATTGCCGTTTTCGCCGCTTAATCCGCTTTCAAAGAGCAAAACGCGCTTATCGCTAAAAAAAAGCCTTAGCTTGTCGTATAGCGCAATCGGCGTAAGCGTATCGTATAGAACGCGGCGAGAGACGATCAAACTACTCTTTCACGATAAACGCTTCAGGGCTATAGTCCCGCCGTAAATTAGGCAAAGCGTTCAACGCCCGATCTCTTGTCGAATACGGTCCGACGTAGATTCTATGCACGACGACCTTATTTACGGTTTTCTCGCGAACCAAGACGTTTAAACCGCGATCGCGAAGGCTTTTCAAATAGCTCTCGCGGGGCGCTTTGGCGAGCGATTCAATCTGAATATAAAACTTTTCTTCCGTTTTTGCGGGCGCGGCGCTTGTCTCCTTAGCGGGAGTCGCGCTTGGAGTTTTAGGCGGCTGCGGCGGCGTTTGAGTTTTTGGGGGCGTAGTAGCGACGGAGCTAGGCGGCGTCGGAACCGGAACGGCGCTAGGCGGCGTCGGCGCGGTATTCTGAGCGGCGGCGTTTTGAGCGGCTGTGATCGTAGCGTTAAGCTCGTTTTGCCGCGCTTCGCGATGTTTCGCGATAATTTCGTCGATCGCGCTTCTCACCTGTTCGGGATTGCTAACTGGCTGCGGCGACTCAAACATCGTCGTCGGCTGCTTCGCGCCTATCGGATCCGCGTCAAGCGCGTTAGTTTGAGCGGAAACGCTCTGCGTCTCGTTGTATTTGTCGGCGTCGATCACGCGAAAGGTTAAAAACGCGATCACCGCTACTAGCAGCATAGCGGCGCTCGCTAAAAGAGCGTTTCTAACTTTGCCGCCGGAACCTTCGTCCCGCTTAATGAGAATGTCGTTTAGCTCGTCTTCGCTACCGATTATGTCAGCCATCGTTTTTGTCTCCTACATGTGCTTTGACCAACCGCTCCCCCGTTCTTTGGCGTAAACGCCGTAAGGGATCGTTAGAATGTTAAACTCCGGCGGCAGATCGAAAGTTGGAAATACTCTCCACTGCCGAGTCATTTTTTGAACTAGTTTAGCTGAAAGCGCCTTTGCAAGTTGGCAACCCTCGCCAAGCGTCGTATGCCCTTTATGAACGTATAGATGCAAATGCCCGCTAGAACCGCTTTCGTAAGCGGTAAAATTCAAAAAGCCCTCTTCTCGTAGCATTAGCTGCGCTCGGTGGTAGAACCGCTCGCGATCCGCGCCGTTGAAATCAAAGACGATATTCTCCACCATATTTTCCGGCAGTATTAAATCGTGCGCAATCGTAATTTTTTTAGCGAAGTGTTCGTTTAAGATCGGCGGGGAGATCGCGCTATCCACCCTTTCAAACTTATCAAAAAACGTTTTGCCATGAAAGTTGACCTGTTTGGCTAAACCGTCGCGTTTTTTATAGTAGTGCGAAGTTTGCATTTTAATCAGTTTCAACTCCAACTGACTAACCATTTTTTGCCTTAAAAAGTCGCCTGCGAATATACGGGAAATCGGCTCCCAAGCGCTTTGGTTTCTTGAGAGATTGTCTCGATCTTGCGTTCGTTGGTTATATCGTCTAAAACGTCCGCGATCTTTTCGCCGATAAACGCGAATTCGCCCTCTTTCATTCCTCTGCTTGTCAGCGCCGCCGAGCCAAGCCGAACGCCGCTAGTTACAAACGGGCTGCGCTTTTCGCCCGGCACCGAGTTTTTGTTGACGCATATCCCCGCTTTTCCAAGCGCGTAGTCCGCGTCCTTTCCGCTAAACTCGCGGTCTAAAAAACTAAGCAAGATCAGGTGGTTGTCTGTGCCGTCGCTTACGATCTTATAGCCGCGCCGTTGCAAGGTCGCCGCGAGCGTTTTTATGTTGGCTTTAACCTGCTTGGCGTAAATTTTCCACTCCGGCTTTAGATTGTAGCCGAAACCTACCGCTTTTGCGGCGATAACGTGCATAAGCGGTCCGCCCTGCATACCCGGAAAAACCGCCTTGTCGATCTTTTTGGCGATCTCTTCGTCGTTGGTCATTATCGCGCCGCCGCGAGGTCCTCGCAAGGTTTTGTGCGTCGTCGTGGAGACGACGTGCGAATGGGGAAAGGGGTTTGGATACTCGTTAGCGCATATCAAGCCAGCTACATGCGCTACGTCCGAAAGCAGATACGCCCCCGTTTTGTCGGCGATCGCGCGGAAGCGGGCGAAATCAAGCTCGCGCGAATAGGCGCTAAATCCGGCGACGATAATTTGCGGCTTTACCGCTACGGCGATCTTCTCTACCTCGTCGTAGTCGATCAGCCCGTTTTCATTCACGCCGTAAAAAAAACTATGGTAGTTTTGCCCGCTGAAGCTAACCTTAGCGCCGTGCGTCAAATGCCCGCCATGGCTTAAATCCATACCCAAAATTTTGTCGTATGGTTTAAGCAGCGCCGAATATACCGCCGCGTTCGCGCCGCTGCCGGAATGCGGCTGAACGTTGGCGTAGCTCGCGCCGAATAGTTTTTTTAGGCGATCGACGGCGATTAGCTCGATTTGATCCACAAACTCGCACCCGCCGTAGTAGCGTTTAGACGGATAGCCTTCGGCGTATTTATTGGTCAAAACCGAACCCATCGCCTCCATCACGGCGGGGAAGGTATAGTTTTCGCTCGCGATCATCTCAAGATGGTCGTTTTGGCGTTCAAGCTCCTTCTCGATCCATTGAAAAATATCTCTGTCCTCTTTGTCCAGATAGCTCAATTTTCTTCCTTTTGTTCCTGTTTCATCGCGGGAAACAATAGCGCTTCGCGGATTGTATCAAACCCCAATAGGATCATAACAAGCCTATCGATCCCTATCCCCTCGCCCGCCGTAGGCGGCATTCCGTAGCTAAGCGCCGTAATATAATCTTCGTCCATATACATGCCCTCTTCGTCGCCCGCCTCTTTAGCCGCCGCTTGCGCTTTGAAGCGCTCGTATTGGTCGATCGGATCGTTTAGCTCGCTAAAGCCGTTCGCGATCTCGTAACCTCCGATGAAAAGCTCGAAACGATCGGCTAAACGCGAATTATTGTCGTTTCGTCTAGCGAGAGGCGAAATCTCGATCGGAAAATCGACGATAAAAGTCGGATTGATTAACTTAGGCTCCACCAAAACGTCGAATAGCTCCGATTTGATCGCGCCGATTGGCTGTTCTTTTTTTACCTCTACGCCGTTTTTTCGCGCTATTGCCGATAGTTTTTGAATGTCGTTCAGATTTTCGCTAGGCACGCCGCCTATTTCGCATAGCGCCTCGTCGTAGCCGTATCTCGCAAACGGAGCGTTCAGGACAATCGTATGCCCTTTGAAGTTAGTTTCGCTAATTTTAAGCGCGCTTGAAAGCTCGGCGAAATATCTCTCCGTTAAAGCGATCAGATCCTCGTAAGTGTGATACGCCCAATAAAATTCAATCGTAGTAAATTCGGGGTTGTGCGTCGAGTCCATGCCCTCGTTGCGAAAGCAACGGTTAAGCTCGTAGATCGCCTCGAAGCCTCCCACGATCAGCCGCTTTAGATACAGCTCCGGCGCGATCCTAAGATAGCGATCGACGCTTAGCGCGTTGTGGCGCGTAACAAACGCGCGCGCGTTCGCGCCGCCCGGAATCGGGTGAAGCATAGGCGTCTCCACTTCCAAAAAACCGTTAGTTTCAAAAAAACCTCTCGTTTGCGAGATAATTTTGCTTCGTAAAATAAAGTTGTCGCGCGCGTTTGGGTTCATAATCAGATCGAGATAGCGGCGGCGCGAGCGAAGTTCTATATCTTGAACGCCGTGAAATTTTTCCGGAAGCGGGCGAATCGATTTAGTCAAAATCTCGATCGATTTAACATGAAGGCTCAACTCGCCCGTTTTCGTAACAAACCCATAGCCGCTAGCCTGCGTTATATCGCCTACGTCTAGCAATTTTTTTAACTCGTCGTAGCTTTGTCCGATCTCGCTTTGCGATAGAAATAGTTGCAAAGAGCCGCTTTGATCCTCTATCGTAACAAACGCCGCTTTACCCATAACTCGCAAAAGTTTTACGCGACCGGTAACATTATAAATCGCGCTCTCGTCGCGTTCGGCGCCCTCGATCAAACGCGCGTGCTTTTCTCGAAACTTGGCTAGGCTTAGATCGCGTTTAACTCGATTTTCATAAGGGTTTTTGCCAAGCTCTCTTAGGCGCGCTAATTTATCGATCCTAGTTTTAACATAGTCGTTGAAGTCTGGGATCAATTTTTCGCCTTGTTACGGCATTCCTTGCACATTCCGCGAAGCTGCATAGCGTGGCTTAAAATCTTGAAATCGTGGGCGGCGGCAATGGCTTTCTGGCGGTTTTCAATATCTTCGTCGATAAACTCGATCATCCTTCCGCAATAGTCGCATATCATATGATCGTGGTGCGCCTTCAAACCAAACTCGTATTTTTTACCGTTAGCGCCAAAGCTGACGCTAGTTACAATCCCCGCCTCTTCCAAAAGCGACAGAGTGCGGTAGATCGTCGCCGTGCCGATATGCGGGCAGTCGTATTCCTTTGCGATCTTAATCTTTAGCTCTTCGGGTATAAAGTGCGAATCGCTCGCCGCGATCGCCCGCAGTATAACCTCGCGCTGAAAAGTGTATTTAAGGTCCTTCTCCTTGAGCGTTTTTACAAACCGCTCTAACGCTTCGTCGAAGCTCTTTTGGTTCTTTGCGCGCATTGCGTTAATCCTTTCTTTCGTTGGACGTTTCTTCATTTTGCAATTTTGCCGTTTCTTCGCTTTGCTCCGTAGTCTTAGTCGCCTCCTCTAAAACCTCCGCTCCTCTCTCGATTATCTCCGCCACGTCCGGCGGCTCGATCGCCTTCACGCTCTCTTCGACGGTTTGTTTTATGTCTTCCGCTTTAGATTGCGCCTCTTTAAGCGCCTCGCGCGTCTGCGCGTCAAGTTTGATCAAAAAGCCGCCCGTAGCTTTTAACGACGGATACAGGAGGCTATCTTCAAGATTATTTTGCGCCCATTTTGAAATCGCCGCCGTTTGACTTAACGAAAAGATAATCGCCGCGAACAGAACATACACCTTGCCGACGCCGATAAAAAAGCCAAATATTCGATCCAGCCAAACGGCGATCCTCCGCGCCATACTCTCTTTTCTCCTAAGGCGCTTTGAAAGCCAAAGACCGACCAAGAAACATATAGCCCAAACGACTAAAAACACAATAGCGAAACCGGCGAGCTTCGTAGCGCTTTCGCTTGAAAAGTTAAACGAATGATCGGATGTCCATCTGCCGACGACCAACGCCAAGCGCGAGCCTAAGAAAATGCCCAAGCCGACGCCAAGCAAGCTAAAAAATTCTCTGACGGCGCCGCGCAAAATCCCCTGCGCGCCAAGAATAACAATTAGCGATAAAACTACTATATCTAACCAATGAAACGACATTCTATCTCCTAATCCTCGAAAACGCTTACCGCGTTTTTGCTCTGCGATAACGATTTCGCCAACGTTTTTTCGGCGCGATCGCGAATCGTTTCCCAATCGTCCGCCGCGCGATGAGGCGAGAGAGCGGCGCTGAGCGTTACGTTTATGACCTTGTCCTTATAGACAAGTCTGCTCGATTCGACGCGCGCGCTAACGCGCTTTACGGCGAAATACGCCTCTTGCCTATCCACGCGATTGAAAACGACGCAAAACGCCCCTTCGTTTTCTTGACCTTCGCCGTAGCGATAGACGCGGTTGTCGCTTCTAAGCATTCCCGTCAAGCTCTTAGCCGTAAAGAGCAAAATTTTCTCCATAACGACGTAACCTAACTCCTCTTTTAGCCGATCGTAATCGTCTATCGCGACAAGCGCCGTCCAAAGATCGAGGTCGCGATCGCATCCCGCTTGCAAAATCCGTTCGAGTTGATACTTTAGCGCCGCGCGAGTTCTTAGGCGGGTAAGCGGATCGACGAAACTGCGCGTTTCAATTACGTCTAGCTCGCTTTCTAGCGCGCCAATCGCGTTTTCGGCTTTTCGCGTTTCGGAAACGACGGCGTTTATATACGACTTCATCTCGTCTAAAATCGAAGCGGAAACAAAATCGTCCGTTTCTAACGCGCTTAAATCAAACGCGCGCTCTTGCTCTTTTAGTCTTGAAACGCTGTTTGAATACTCGTTTAACGTTTTACGCGCGAATACAAACGATTCCTCAAGACGAATCTCGCGCGCCGCCGCCTCGTCGATAAGCGAACATCGCTTGCTTAATTCGCTTTGCTCTTCGGGAGCGTATCTGCGCATAGCGTCCGAAAAAGCTTTCGCGTAATACGGCGGCAAAGGCGGCGTTCCCGTCTTTTCAAGCGCGTTAAACGCTTCGCTAGAAACGTCTTTCGCAAGTTTATCAAGCTCGACCGTAATCAATAACGCTCCCTTTCTCGCCGACAAAGCCTGAATTATACTCATTTATCTATAATTGCTTAATGAATAAATCCCAAGCGCTAACGGTTATAAACGACGATCTAAACGCTTTAGGGGCGGCGGCGTTAGAACGAAAACGCGCGTTGCACCCCGATCGCGTAACGACTTTCGTGATAGACCGCAACATAAACTATACAAATATCTGTCATATCGGCTGTAAGTTCTGCGCCTTTCATACTTCGGTTGGCACAAAAGACGGATATATTCTCCCATACGAGATTATCGATCGCAAGATCGAGGAGCTAATCGCGGTAGGCGGCACGCAAATTCTGTTTCAAGGCGGCGTTCACCCAAATTTGGCGATCGACTACTATGAAAACCTTGTCG
This window contains:
- a CDS encoding TylF/MycF family methyltransferase, yielding MATLTGIESVPKQLVALGVDRNKISIDYALVPLRARIIFLEKLAQMFDEARINGSVAEGGIFQGDFAKEINRVFPDKTLYLFDAFEGFDKRDVAKEVADGLSESDTVSYFNATSEEIVKAKLPHPDRCVIKKGYFPETAAGVEDRFCFVNLDFDLYDPILAGLEFFYPLMTEGGVILIHDYFNPFYKGVKLAVDGFAKANDARLLPVGDGFSIAVLR
- a CDS encoding cation diffusion facilitator family transporter, with product MSIERKSTILTTAAAFLLAIAKFAAGILTGSMAVISSAIDSFLDMAMSLFNYYAVKQSELNPNETFNYGRGKIEGLAALIEGVLIACSSAFIVYQSVRNLIDDKQIEALNAAILTMVVSAAATACIVAGLTLAHKKTKSLIVRADLLHYKSDLWTNVGVIASLGLIAASGFHFIDGAVSVAIALFIAVGAYKIAREGVLTLMDRAIEEPLLSRIREVVRNAPRASGYHYLRTRKSAKTYVVEVHLVFSEAISLNDAHDTSDYVENAISALEPNAKWLITVHLDPRDDSKNET
- a CDS encoding shikimate dehydrogenase → MKLLAVLGDPIAHSLSPLMHNFVYQQNAIAAVYTRLRVEDGYKLREIFEANRLYGANITLPHKEAAFAQADEITSGAKKIGAVNTWVKKEGRVAGYNTDAEGFIASIAPLSGVKSALILGAGGAARAIAIALIDKGVAASVVNRSEARLEFFAKNGARIFGWSNLPQERFDLVVNTTSAGLKDGDLPLERDALKAYLSGAKTAYDVIYGVETPFLRLAKALGIDAKDGEDMLAFQGAIAHSLFFGGEVSAIAKQMKTALRLPKIWR
- a CDS encoding anthranilate synthase component I family protein is translated as MIVSRRVLYDTLTPIALYDKLRLFFSDKRVLLFESGLSGENGNFSFVAVGARERIWRENDKTFCMINGDISEIEDNPLIYLKKRFAAIDKTPYKEEQEKLGIGFIDGFTGFIGYDAVRLFEPTLRKSMDNLIDATNAPEFDLARPEYLFVYSHKNGTLTALSSLQGSDEVLREALKVAKSPMDPLPLIAAEKLGEGNFQFSKEEFMRKVELVKEEIRSGEVFQMLLANRFVQPAKIDPFSFYRVLRSKNPSPYQFLLPYEKFAIVGSSPELMARLNDGEILLRPIAGTRKRGKTIAQDLAMEKELLSDEKERAEHIMLVDLGRNDVGRVAKSGSVRVSNLMHIERFSHVMHIVSDVTARIDDGRDMFDLFMSAFSAGTMTGAPKIRAMELIAKYEGSRRGFYSGAIALFGFGGDMDCAITIRSAQIEENRAIFHAGGGIVADSKPELEWLEAQNKMAALRVSFDELLSL
- a CDS encoding SPOR domain-containing protein translates to MADIIGSEDELNDILIKRDEGSGGKVRNALLASAAMLLVAVIAFLTFRVIDADKYNETQSVSAQTNALDADPIGAKQPTTMFESPQPVSNPEQVRSAIDEIIAKHREARQNELNATITAAQNAAAQNTAPTPPSAVPVPTPPSSVATTPPKTQTPPQPPKTPSATPAKETSAAPAKTEEKFYIQIESLAKAPRESYLKSLRDRGLNVLVREKTVNKVVVHRIYVGPYSTRDRALNALPNLRRDYSPEAFIVKE
- a CDS encoding DUF1882 domain-containing protein; the protein is MVSQLELKLIKMQTSHYYKKRDGLAKQVNFHGKTFFDKFERVDSAISPPILNEHFAKKITIAHDLILPENMVENIVFDFNGADRERFYHRAQLMLREEGFLNFTAYESGSSGHLHLYVHKGHTTLGEGCQLAKALSAKLVQKMTRQWRVFPTFDLPPEFNILTIPYGVYAKERGSGWSKHM
- a CDS encoding serine hydroxymethyltransferase; the protein is MSYLDKEDRDIFQWIEKELERQNDHLEMIASENYTFPAVMEAMGSVLTNKYAEGYPSKRYYGGCEFVDQIELIAVDRLKKLFGASYANVQPHSGSGANAAVYSALLKPYDKILGMDLSHGGHLTHGAKVSFSGQNYHSFFYGVNENGLIDYDEVEKIAVAVKPQIIVAGFSAYSRELDFARFRAIADKTGAYLLSDVAHVAGLICANEYPNPFPHSHVVSTTTHKTLRGPRGGAIMTNDEEIAKKIDKAVFPGMQGGPLMHVIAAKAVGFGYNLKPEWKIYAKQVKANIKTLAATLQRRGYKIVSDGTDNHLILLSFLDREFSGKDADYALGKAGICVNKNSVPGEKRSPFVTSGVRLGSAALTSRGMKEGEFAFIGEKIADVLDDITNERKIETISQETKALGSRFPVYSQATF
- the lysS gene encoding lysine--tRNA ligase, with product MPDFNDYVKTRIDKLARLRELGKNPYENRVKRDLSLAKFREKHARLIEGAERDESAIYNVTGRVKLLRVMGKAAFVTIEDQSGSLQLFLSQSEIGQSYDELKKLLDVGDITQASGYGFVTKTGELSLHVKSIEILTKSIRPLPEKFHGVQDIELRSRRRYLDLIMNPNARDNFILRSKIISQTRGFFETNGFLEVETPMLHPIPGGANARAFVTRHNALSVDRYLRIAPELYLKRLIVGGFEAIYELNRCFRNEGMDSTHNPEFTTIEFYWAYHTYEDLIALTERYFAELSSALKISETNFKGHTIVLNAPFARYGYDEALCEIGGVPSENLNDIQKLSAIARKNGVEVKKEQPIGAIKSELFDVLVEPKLINPTFIVDFPIEISPLARRNDNNSRLADRFELFIGGYEIANGFSELNDPIDQYERFKAQAAAKEAGDEEGMYMDEDYITALSYGMPPTAGEGIGIDRLVMILLGFDTIREALLFPAMKQEQKEEN
- a CDS encoding transcriptional repressor — encoded protein: MRAKNQKSFDEALERFVKTLKEKDLKYTFQREVILRAIAASDSHFIPEELKIKIAKEYDCPHIGTATIYRTLSLLEEAGIVTSVSFGANGKKYEFGLKAHHDHMICDYCGRMIEFIDEDIENRQKAIAAAHDFKILSHAMQLRGMCKECRNKAKN
- a CDS encoding CvpA family protein, whose amino-acid sequence is MSFHWLDIVVLSLIVILGAQGILRGAVREFFSLLGVGLGIFLGSRLALVVGRWTSDHSFNFSSESATKLAGFAIVFLVVWAICFLVGLWLSKRLRRKESMARRIAVWLDRIFGFFIGVGKVYVLFAAIIFSLSQTAAISKWAQNNLEDSLLYPSLKATGGFLIKLDAQTREALKEAQSKAEDIKQTVEESVKAIEPPDVAEIIERGAEVLEEATKTTEQSEETAKLQNEETSNERKD